Proteins from one Coffea arabica cultivar ET-39 chromosome 8c, Coffea Arabica ET-39 HiFi, whole genome shotgun sequence genomic window:
- the LOC113707081 gene encoding carboxylesterase 1, translated as MADQIAQVEASHPPEDLYGAQGFIPLGFIRNPDGSITREGVDPINPVSSYDSSPILLVKDIPVNPSKNTWVRVFLPKEPIKSSPDKKLPLLIYIHGGGLIKCSAAHPFFDDIYSIFAADIPAVILTIEYRLAPEHRVPAAYEDCLEVLQWIKNSQDEWLTQHADLSNSFIFGNSAGGNIAYHVCLIASSCVDDLKPLNIKGVILHQPFLGGVKRTESELRGVNDKILPQAVVDITWELALPVGADRDHEFCNPMLSVKLGQFDAIKGLGWKILVAGYEGDPLSDRQVELAKILEENGVEVVAKFDKGGYHGIEFYELPKMKILCDVVKKFVESFANVTA; from the coding sequence ATGGCTGATCAGATTGCACAAGTTGAAGCAAGCCATCCTCCTGAAGATCTCTATGGTGCTCAGGGCTTCATCCCTCTGGGCTTCATCCGGAATCCTGATGGCTCCATCACGCGTGAAGGCGTTGATCCCATCAACCCCGTCTCCTCCTACGATAGCAGTCCTATTCTTCTTGTCAAGGACATCCCAGTAAACCCATCTAAAAACACCTGGGTTCGTGTATTCCTACCTAAAGAACCAATTAAATCCTCCCCGGACAAAAAACTTCCTCTCCTGATTTATATCCATGGTGGAGGACTTATAAAGTGCAGCGCAGCCCACCCCTTTTTTGATGATATTTATAGTATTTTTGCCGCTGATATTCCGGCAGTGATCTTAACCATCGAGTATCGTCTTGCTCCGGAGCATAGGGTGCCGGCAGCCTATGAAGATTGCTTGGAAGTTCTGCAGTGGATCAAGAATTCCCAAGACGAATGGTTGACACAACATGCGGATTTATCAAACAGTTTCATCTTCGGCAACAGCGCCGGAGGAAACATTGCCTATCATGTTTGTTTGATTGCATCTTCATGTGTTGATGATCTTAAGCCTTTGAATATCAAAGGAGTGATTTTGCATCAACCATTTTTGGGTGGCGTCAAGAGGACAGAATCAGAGCTGAGGGGGGTTAATGACAAGATTTTACCACAAGCTGTTGTTGACATTACGTGGGAGCTAGCATTGCCCGTTGGAGCTGATCGAGATCACGAATTTTGTAATCCGATGCTCAGCGTCAAATTAGGCCAATTTGATGCGATTAAAGGTCTAGGATGGAAGATTTTGGTGGCTGGCTATGAAGGTGATCCATTGTCTGATCGTCAAGTCGAACTTGCCAAAATCTTGGAAGAGAATGGTGTGGAAGTGGTGGCTAAGTTTGATAAAGGGGGTTATCACGGTATTGAATTTTATGAGCttccaaaaatgaaaattcttTGTGATGTTGTCAAAAAGTTTGTAGAATCCTTCGCAAATGTAACTGCGTAG